In Legionella sp. PATHC035, a genomic segment contains:
- a CDS encoding acetyl-CoA carboxylase carboxyltransferase subunit alpha, with protein sequence MSRQFLDFEQPIEELNQKIEALRMLGHDNEVNLSDEIARLQAKCSDLTAQVFSNLEPWQVAQMARHPLRPQTTDYIERIFTDFQELHGDRSCSSAPAIIGGLARLNGEPVMVLGHQKGKRTKEKVYRNFGMARPEEYRKALRLMNMAEKFKLPIFTFIDTAGAYPGIGAEERNQSEAIARNLFVMSNLKTPIICVVTGEAGSGGALAIGVGDRVLMLQFGIYSVISPEGCASILWKDASKASEAARAMRITADKILENKLIDMVVPEPLGGAHRNVDEMAARLKDVLVSELRALKKLPLDQLVENRYQKFMAMGACD encoded by the coding sequence ATGAGCAGACAATTTTTGGATTTTGAGCAACCCATCGAAGAGTTGAATCAAAAAATTGAAGCACTTCGCATGTTGGGACATGATAACGAAGTGAATTTAAGTGATGAAATCGCACGACTTCAAGCAAAATGTTCTGATTTAACAGCTCAAGTTTTTTCAAACTTGGAGCCTTGGCAAGTAGCGCAAATGGCGAGACATCCACTAAGGCCACAGACTACAGATTATATCGAACGTATTTTTACAGATTTTCAGGAGTTACATGGTGACCGAAGTTGCTCTTCAGCTCCTGCAATTATTGGGGGTTTGGCACGTTTAAATGGTGAGCCAGTCATGGTGCTTGGCCATCAGAAAGGTAAACGTACTAAAGAAAAAGTCTATCGAAACTTTGGGATGGCTCGTCCTGAAGAGTATCGAAAAGCTTTGCGTTTGATGAATATGGCTGAAAAATTCAAATTACCCATTTTCACTTTTATTGATACCGCAGGAGCGTATCCAGGGATTGGTGCCGAAGAACGCAACCAATCTGAAGCAATTGCGCGAAATCTTTTTGTGATGTCAAATCTTAAAACTCCAATTATCTGTGTGGTAACAGGAGAAGCAGGTTCTGGAGGAGCGCTGGCAATTGGCGTCGGAGACCGTGTGCTCATGCTGCAATTTGGTATTTATTCAGTAATTTCTCCAGAGGGTTGTGCCTCGATTCTGTGGAAAGATGCGTCTAAAGCAAGTGAAGCTGCTCGAGCGATGAGAATTACAGCAGATAAGATTTTGGAAAATAAGTTAATTGATATGGTAGTGCCTGAACCATTAGGGGGGGCACACCGTAATGTTGATGAAATGGCTGCGCGTTTAAAAGATGTTTTGGTTAGCGAATTACGTGCTTTAAAGAAATTGCCATTGGATCAACTGGTCGAGAACAGATACCAAAAATTTATGGCTATGGGTGCATGTGATTAA
- a CDS encoding L-serine ammonia-lyase, whose protein sequence is MNISVFDLFSIGIGPSSSHTVGPMLAANAFLKLLDEMQLLNQVQRVKTELYGSLALTGKGHGTDKAILNGLENKAPETVAPESMVPRMHEILGSHTLNLAGKKNIHFNESTDFLFLQKELLPKHSNGMRFSAFDSQDNLLIAQVYYSIGGGFITTEEDFSKATEETNPPPYPFATAAQLLELCENNNLSIAELMLINEKTWRSTEEIHHGILAIAKVMDDCIANGCKHDGILPGGLNLKRRAPDLYKKLMNEKGVKSIFEQSDIMNWLNLYAMAVNEENAAGGRIVTAPTNGAAGIIPAVLKYCQHAHDRMSNEDIYTYFLTAAAIGILYKKGASISGAEVGCQGEVGVASSMAAAGLTAVLGGTVAQVENAAEIAMEHHLGMTCDPVLGLVQIPCIERNAMGAVKAVNATRMALIGDGQHQISLDKVIKTMKQTGMDMQSIYKETSMGGLAVNLPEC, encoded by the coding sequence ATGAACATCAGTGTTTTTGATTTATTCTCCATTGGAATTGGTCCTTCAAGCTCCCATACTGTTGGCCCTATGCTTGCTGCTAATGCTTTTTTAAAATTATTGGACGAGATGCAGCTCCTGAATCAGGTACAACGCGTTAAAACCGAACTTTATGGTTCACTTGCTTTAACAGGCAAAGGTCATGGAACAGATAAAGCGATTTTAAATGGATTAGAAAACAAAGCACCTGAGACTGTTGCTCCTGAATCGATGGTTCCGCGTATGCATGAGATTCTCGGCTCCCATACGCTCAATTTAGCCGGCAAGAAAAATATTCACTTTAACGAATCAACAGACTTTCTGTTTTTGCAAAAAGAGCTTTTGCCAAAACATTCTAATGGAATGCGTTTTTCCGCTTTTGATAGCCAAGATAATTTATTAATTGCTCAAGTTTATTACTCAATTGGCGGTGGTTTTATTACTACCGAAGAAGATTTTTCCAAAGCCACTGAAGAGACCAACCCACCTCCATATCCGTTTGCAACCGCAGCCCAACTCTTGGAATTATGTGAGAATAATAATTTAAGTATTGCGGAATTAATGCTTATTAATGAAAAAACATGGCGCAGTACTGAGGAAATCCATCATGGAATTTTGGCAATTGCCAAAGTTATGGATGATTGCATCGCTAATGGATGCAAGCATGATGGCATTTTACCAGGCGGCCTTAACTTAAAAAGACGCGCTCCTGATTTATATAAAAAGCTCATGAATGAAAAAGGGGTAAAAAGCATTTTCGAACAATCAGATATCATGAACTGGCTCAATCTTTATGCCATGGCTGTCAATGAAGAGAATGCAGCGGGTGGACGTATCGTTACGGCACCGACTAATGGGGCTGCAGGTATTATTCCTGCTGTGCTCAAATATTGCCAGCACGCACATGATAGAATGAGTAATGAGGACATATACACTTATTTTCTTACTGCAGCAGCGATAGGCATACTTTACAAAAAAGGAGCTTCTATTTCTGGGGCTGAAGTAGGATGCCAAGGTGAAGTAGGTGTTGCCTCTTCTATGGCTGCAGCTGGTCTTACAGCAGTTCTTGGGGGCACTGTAGCTCAAGTTGAAAACGCAGCAGAAATCGCAATGGAACACCATTTAGGAATGACCTGTGATCCTGTATTGGGTTTAGTACAAATACCATGCATAGAACGTAACGCTATGGGTGCAGTAAAAGCAGTTAATGCAACACGAATGGCACTTATTGGTGATGGTCAACATCAAATTTCGTTAGATAAAGTGATTAAAACAATGAAGCAAACAGGAATGGACATGCAAAGTATTTATAAAGAAACATCTATGGGCGGCTTAGCAGTTAATTTACCGGAGTGTTAA
- the tilS gene encoding tRNA lysidine(34) synthetase TilS: MESDLMNSEWLSRLSQFKKLIVGFSGGLDSTVLLHVLASHPALFTKLVAVHVNHGISARASYWQAHCEQFCHHLGIPLTTQSVQFDRSANIEERARIARYAVFSSLMTEQSCLILGHHLDDQAETVLLQLFRGAGVDGLAAICDWGKLGLGGVARPFLNHSRAQLEHYAVLQQLRWIEDESNQDINYSRNYLRHQIMPLLKKKWPGVVGNIARTAIHCQQAKRNLDGLAEGDSRLISKQAKERKGQGDMEGRTPKYAPVDENLNTLSTQQFSTLDAVGNKATALEEYSDVLSNNFLLITPLKELSRDRLVNLLRVWLKNNRVQMPSTATFERLIDEVIFARSDAIPEVSWAEVIVRRHQRHLYLDRNNTNKLPSCIEWSAFPLPLVIADLEINLLAKKSIQGLVVPPNTKICVRFRQGGEEFFWHGQTKRLKKLFQEWGVPPWLRERIPLVYFNEALAAVVGYAMSDLFFSKESADAWIFAKGF; this comes from the coding sequence TTGGAAAGCGATCTAATGAATTCCGAGTGGCTTTCTCGCCTAAGCCAATTCAAGAAGCTCATTGTAGGCTTTAGTGGTGGGCTTGATTCAACGGTGCTTTTGCATGTGCTCGCATCCCACCCCGCCTTGTTTACTAAATTAGTTGCTGTGCATGTCAATCATGGTATTAGTGCTCGTGCATCTTATTGGCAAGCACATTGCGAGCAGTTTTGTCATCATTTGGGCATTCCTTTAACCACCCAATCCGTCCAATTTGATCGCTCAGCGAATATTGAAGAGAGGGCGCGCATTGCTCGATATGCCGTTTTTTCTTCTTTGATGACCGAACAAAGTTGCTTGATTTTAGGACATCATTTGGATGATCAAGCGGAAACAGTACTTTTGCAACTATTTCGAGGTGCTGGGGTAGATGGTTTGGCTGCAATCTGTGATTGGGGCAAATTGGGTCTGGGAGGAGTGGCTCGTCCCTTTTTAAATCATTCCCGTGCACAACTTGAGCATTATGCTGTGTTACAGCAATTAAGATGGATTGAGGATGAGAGCAATCAGGACATCAATTATTCACGCAATTACCTGCGTCATCAAATTATGCCTTTGTTGAAAAAAAAATGGCCTGGAGTGGTGGGTAATATTGCAAGAACAGCCATTCATTGCCAGCAAGCTAAAAGAAATTTAGATGGCTTGGCAGAAGGAGATAGTCGACTTATTTCCAAGCAGGCTAAGGAGAGAAAAGGTCAGGGGGATATGGAAGGCAGAACCCCAAAGTACGCACCAGTTGATGAGAATTTGAACACCTTATCGACGCAGCAATTTTCTACCCTAGATGCGGTTGGAAATAAAGCGACTGCATTGGAAGAATATTCAGACGTTCTTTCAAACAATTTTTTGTTGATAACACCATTAAAAGAACTCAGTCGTGATCGTCTTGTGAATTTGCTCAGGGTTTGGTTGAAAAATAATCGAGTTCAAATGCCTTCGACAGCCACTTTTGAGCGTTTGATTGATGAAGTGATCTTTGCACGTTCCGATGCGATTCCCGAGGTGAGTTGGGCAGAGGTGATTGTGCGTCGCCACCAAAGGCATTTATATCTGGATAGGAACAATACAAATAAATTACCCTCTTGCATTGAATGGTCGGCATTTCCCTTACCTCTAGTCATCGCTGATCTGGAAATTAATTTATTGGCAAAAAAAAGCATTCAAGGACTAGTAGTTCCTCCCAATACAAAAATATGCGTCCGATTCAGACAAGGCGGAGAAGAATTTTTCTGGCATGGCCAAACCAAGCGTTTAAAAAAATTATTCCAAGAGTGGGGCGTTCCACCATGGTTAAGGGAACGCATTCCTTTAGTTTATTTTAATGAAGCGCTTGCAGCAGTAGTGGGTTATGCAATGAGTGATCTATTTTTTTCTAAAGAAAGTGCAGACGCTTGGATTTTCGCTAAGGGTTTCTGA
- a CDS encoding 4'-phosphopantetheinyl transferase family protein: MIITGFNPLNTQNCILNEARIDLWQFSLVHELNHAYELLNHEERARAERFYFSRHKRRFSTARATLRIILANYLNIPPEQLEFTYNEHGKPEVINSAKLQFNISHTGDLALLAVGKGFPLGVDIEKYSARPYEGIAKNLFSDLEYEEFIKVPLALKPAVFFHVWAQKEAFIKACGLGLSYPTKHFSVPVSIPTKQLVNDPLHNMTWQLRSFMPEVACSGALCHHPTVREIRHGLIHLQQNTRLIF; the protein is encoded by the coding sequence ATGATCATTACAGGATTTAACCCTTTAAATACACAAAACTGCATCTTAAATGAAGCTCGAATTGATCTTTGGCAATTTTCTTTAGTGCATGAATTGAATCATGCCTATGAGCTATTAAATCATGAAGAGCGAGCTCGTGCGGAGCGATTCTACTTCAGTAGACATAAACGCCGTTTTTCTACTGCTAGAGCCACGTTGAGAATCATCTTAGCCAATTACCTCAATATTCCTCCTGAGCAGCTGGAATTTACTTATAACGAGCATGGAAAACCAGAGGTCATCAATTCAGCAAAATTGCAATTTAATATAAGCCACACGGGCGACCTAGCGCTACTGGCAGTTGGAAAAGGATTTCCTTTAGGGGTTGATATCGAGAAATATTCCGCCAGGCCTTATGAGGGCATTGCCAAAAACTTATTTTCCGATCTTGAGTATGAAGAGTTTATTAAAGTGCCTCTCGCTTTAAAACCGGCTGTTTTCTTTCATGTTTGGGCGCAAAAGGAAGCATTTATTAAAGCCTGTGGCTTAGGTCTCTCTTACCCCACCAAACATTTTAGCGTCCCTGTATCGATACCAACGAAGCAATTAGTGAATGATCCATTACATAACATGACTTGGCAATTACGCTCCTTTATGCCTGAAGTAGCTTGTAGTGGCGCTCTATGTCATCACCCCACAGTAAGGGAAATTAGACATGGATTGATTCATCTACAACAAAATACTCGCTTGATTTTTTAG